In Zingiber officinale cultivar Zhangliang chromosome 8B, Zo_v1.1, whole genome shotgun sequence, a single genomic region encodes these proteins:
- the LOC122013767 gene encoding UPF0496 protein At5g66675-like — protein MGSASATLRRSTSAVGPHSLDLRKVIESDPELKAKVDTFRNATLPRVKEDLAALARFFPKVSSCVAAIRAALVSYHREKMGRKRRRQHRRKATKYADTIADLDKFKLAVDSFAGLNLDGHLLEDDTMAVFLRERKSWIAMRRQKLKWWHRVCSVVFTIAFVGVLTASVLLAFAGAAVVAITAATACSTVIKAVEPLVHAALDEQEMKLKEEDEVVEAMRDGELLVQKFKGLVSHAERVAAELDDMMKHVEFAREWGRTRWSAAWRS, from the exons ATGGGTAGCGCCTCCGCCACGCTCCGCCGCTCAACCTCAGCCGTCGGCCCCCACTCCCTCGACCTCAGAAAGGTTATCGAGAGCGACCCGGAACTGAAGGCGAAGGTGGATACCTTCCGTAACGCCACTCTGCCGCGCGTCAAGGAAGATCTCGCCGCCCTCGCCCGGTTCTTCCCCAAGGTGAGCTCCTGCGTCGCCGCCATCCGAGCCGCACTGGTCTCCTACCATCGAGAGAAGATGGGGAGGAAGAGACGGCGTCAGCACCGCCGCAAGGCCACCAAGTACGCCGACACcatcgctgatctggacaagtTCAAGCTCGCCGTCGACAGCTTCGCCGGGCTCAACTTGGACGGCCATCTACTCGAGGACGACACGATGGCTGTGTTCCTGCGCGAGAGGAAGTCGTGGATCGCTATGCGGCGACAGAAGCTGAAGTGGTGGCACAGGGTCTGCAGCGTCGTCTTCACGATCGCCTTCGTCGGCGTACTCACGGCCTCCGTCTTGCTCGCCTTCGCTGGAGCGGCCGTGGTCGCCATTACCGCGGCCACTGCATGCTCCACCGTGATCAAAGCAGTGGAGCCGTTGGTGCACGCGGCCCTGGACGAGCAAGAGATGAAACTGAAGGAGGAGGATGAGGTGGTGGAGGCGATGCGGGACGGCGAGCTGCTGGTGCAGAAGTTCAAAGGCCTTGTGTCGCACGCAGAGAGGGTGGCGGCAGAGCTGGATGACATGATGAAACATGTGGAGTTTGCTCGGGAGTGGGG ACGGACGAGGTGGAGCGCAGCGTGGAGGAGTTGA